The following nucleotide sequence is from Wolbachia endosymbiont (group E) of Neria commutata.
TTTTTAACACCGGCCATATAAGCTACATCTATTGGTCTATACCCCTTATGGTCTCTGACATTCAGATCACCTCCTGCTTCTAATATTGCTCTAATATTTTCCAGTTTATTCATAATTACAGCTTGATGAAGCGGTGTCCTTCCTATATAACTTTTAGCATTAACATTTGCTCCAGCATTGATTAGTGCTCTTACTTTACCTGTACAGCTCATCATGCTTGCTAAGTGTAGTGGTGTATATCCTTCATAATCAGTGGCATTAACATTGCTACCCGCCTCTATCATTGCATTCACACTTTCTACTTTCCCACTGAATGCAGCAGAATGTAATGGTGTTTCCCCTTCATTATTCTTCGCGTTAACATCTGCTCCTTTTTCTATTAGTAGTTTTACTCTTTCATAATTAGAAAATCTTGCTGCTAAATGTAGTACAGTTTCGCCATTCTCATCTTTTTCATTAATCCCATAAAATGAGTTTGCTAATAATTCTTGAAGTTTTTTGTCTAATTTACTCATGATTACCCTCACAAAATTGCCTCTTTCAACAGCAGCTTTTTTTCTTTTATTTACTGCTATTATTCTAGCATATTCTATTAAAAAGCGAAAAGCAAGTTATTTTCACAATTAGGGAGTGCGCGCTAATACTTTTTTAATATATATTAGGATATTGTTATATATTATTAACATATTGAATAAATGATATTTTAGCTGAAAAAACCTTTGACTATGGAAGACAAATATCCTATTTCTAGAAATTTGGTGGATCTTATGAGTAAAATTTGTGGTAAAACTTACATTGTTGATGAAGTTGCAAAAAAATTATCTATCAAGAAAGCTACTGTAGATGAAATATACGATGCTATCCTTGATGTTGCGAAATGCGCTTTATCTGACGGATATAGGCTTAATCTGCAAAAAATTGGCACTTTACATACTGTAGATCGCAAAGAAAGAAAATCACGTAATCCACAGACCGGTGAGCTTATGACTATACCACAACATAAAGGAATCAAATTCAGCATAAGTGAAGCACTGAAAGAATCTATCAACGAAACATAACTATTGATTGTGTGTTTTTCCAAGGCCGATTCAAATGCTTATGTTCGTGCCACGTAACAACTCCTGGATAAAATACTAAAATATGGCTTTCTAGTTCGTGAATTGGATCATCCTGTTTTGGATCTGAGCTATTTTTGCAATTCACATGGTATTCGGTTAGATTAAATTCTATAGCTTTTTGATCAGTAGACCCCCTGCGAAACAACGTGAAGCAAGTTGCTGATAAAATCAGGTAGAAATCCCCAGCCCAAAAATTATTAAAAACTATGCCGCAAGTTCACAATACCCGCAATAATATTAAATCTCATGTTGTATTTCTTCTGAAAATTTCTGTAAATATTTGACATAATCTTAAAAACATTGATCTCGCGAATCTTATTTTCCACACGCATCCTGAACGATGGCAGCTTCCGATTATGCTCCTTTTGCTCCTCCGTTAGTGGCTTTTTACGGTGTTTTTTGTACGGAATCACAACGTTTTTCTGCAGTTTTTGCCAACCTTGATAGCCAGAATCAGCATATTTTATGCTATCTTTGGGCAACAATTTTTCCTGTTTTCTTATGCGAAAATCATGCATTCGGCCTCGATGTGACTTTGAAACCGACAAAATTTGTCCACTTTCCTCAATCACAATTTCGGTTTTCATCGTGGTTGTTTTCTTTTTTCCTGAGTAACTTTTCTTACGTTTTTTGCTGTCTTTCAGCCGCTGTATCGGTTGCTCTGTGACGTCTGCTAAAATTTTTAAAATCCTTTCTGGCGTCAGCGTTCTATCCTTTTTTATAGTAATTTTTTTGGCCAATAATGGCTACATTTTCTTAAAAAGTCGGCAAATATTTGAGTTGTGCAAATTAAACAAAAACCCTAAAAATGGATGCGTTATGTACGTTCTGTAATAAATTAGAACACATAAAATCCTGTCTTCTAGCTCCTCAACATGCGATTTTCTTCCGTGACATTTCTTTTTCGCCTCCATTTTTTCCCACTCTGGACGCACTTTTGCCACAATTTTTTCAAATTCAGATGTTGTGAGCCCTGTCAATTGTCTAAAAACATATGGTGTTCTTGCTATTTTCACGTAACTTATTGCCATTTTACTCTTCTAAAATTTTCATTTTATACGCTTTTTAATGTTTTTCATCTGTTTTTTGCTTGTTTTGCAGGGGGTCTAGTAAAATTCTTTGCTTCATAATGATAAGTTATCCTGAACCGCTCTAAAATTGGCGTGTATTTAAAGTTCCACAGTTGTTCTGAAAGCTTACTACTGCCTAAAGTAAATTTATCTCCTATCTCCTCATTATAGCAAACAGGAAAGCAGCTATTTATCTCTCCTAACTTCCAACTATCAGATAACACTATTTGTGCTTTAGCAAACTTAATTTCTGGCAACAAACTTTGTGGTTC
It contains:
- a CDS encoding ankyrin repeat domain-containing protein; amino-acid sequence: MSKLDKKLQELLANSFYGINEKDENGETVLHLAARFSNYERVKLLIEKGADVNAKNNEGETPLHSAAFSGKVESVNAMIEAGSNVNATDYEGYTPLHLASMMSCTGKVRALINAGANVNAKSYIGRTPLHQAVIMNKLENIRAILEAGGDLNVRDHKGYRPIDVAYMAGVKNIVEELIEYEDSNELAYKDSTELVELKSKQYKF
- a CDS encoding HU family DNA-binding protein; the encoded protein is MSKICGKTYIVDEVAKKLSIKKATVDEIYDAILDVAKCALSDGYRLNLQKIGTLHTVDRKERKSRNPQTGELMTIPQHKGIKFSISEALKESINET